The DNA region AAGCTTCTGTATTTTATCTGCATCTTCTTGAAGAAGACTGATCGCTTTCAAGTGCAACTGGTCCTGCAGATCAGATGAAGTCATGCATTTTTCCCCCCTATGTCCCAAAATCGCGTAAAGACGTTCTACCTCTAATATTAGACGAAATCAGGAGCTAATACAAGAACCTGACCAAAATAAGCATACAACCTGAAGACCACTATTCCTGCCTAATCCCCCTATTTTCCGGAGGTCTTGCCGGATACCCGAATTATCTCATGCAAAAAAAGCACCTCTGCCCATTATTGGCAGAGATGCTTCCTCGAGTCATTACTCGGATGCGATACTTACATTCAGTCCATGCTTGGCAAATACTTCTGACATGGCTGCTTTGGCTTCTGCTGCATCCGGGCCATGAACATGCAGTTCATAGCTGTGCGTGCTGATTAACGTTGTAAACAGCCCAAGAATACTTTTGACATCGATATACTTGTTCTCTGAATGAAGCACGATTGAAGAAGTAAACTTGCCCGCTGTTTGAGCAATTTCCACTACCGCTGCATTAT from Paenibacillus sp. JNUCC-31 includes:
- a CDS encoding HPr family phosphocarrier protein, with product MSSNNAAVVEIAQTAGKFTSSIVLHSENKYIDVKSILGLFTTLISTHSYELHVHGPDAAEAKAAMSEVFAKHGLNVSIASE